Genomic DNA from Hordeum vulgare subsp. vulgare chromosome 2H, MorexV3_pseudomolecules_assembly, whole genome shotgun sequence:
agtgggcccagacatacctctccgtcacatggagtgacaaatcccgatcttgattcgttccaacccaacagacacttttggagatacccgtagtgcacctttatagtcacctagttacgttgtcacgtttgatacacccaaagcactcctacggtatccggttgttgcacaatctcacggtcgaaggaaaagacacttgacattataaaagctttagcatacgaacaacacgatctagtgttatgcttaggattgggtcttgtccatcacatcattctcctaatgatgtgatcccgttatcaatgacatccaatgtccatggtcaggaaaccatgatcatctattgatcaacgagctagccaactagaggcttgctagggacacattgtgatctatttattcacacatgtattattgtttcatgttaatgcaattatagcatgaacaatagacgattatcatgaacaaggaaatatgataataaccattttattattgcctctagggcctatttccaacagtctcacacttacactagagtcaataatctagttacattgtgatgaatcgaacacccatagaattgtggtgttgatcatgttttgctcgaggaagaggtttagtcaacgggtctgcaatattcaaatccgtgtgtactttacaaatatctatgactcctctccggacctggtcctggatggagttgtagcggcattggatgtgcttggtcttccggtgaaatgtgggctccttggctatggcaatggctcgagtgtgatcacagaagagtgtcatcggacctcacgcgcttggaaccactccaaggtcggtgatgaactccttcatccagatcccttcatgagccgcttccgaagcagctatgtaccccgcttcacatgtagatgctaccacgacgtcttgcttgttgttgcaccagctcactgccccgtcattcaaaacatacacgtatccggtttgtgacttagagtcatacggatCGGTGGAGAAGCtaccatcggcgtaaccctttacgacgagcttttcgtcacctccataaacgagaaacatctccttagtccttttcagatacttaaagatattcttgactgctgtccagtgttccataccgggatcactttgctacctccctaccaaacttatggcaaggtttatatcagatctggtacacagcatggcatacattagagagcccacggctgaagcgtaggggacagtactcatcttctctctacctgttgtcgtggtcggtgactaagtcttactcaatctcttaccttgcaaaactggcaagaaccccttcttcaagttttccatattgaacttcttcaatatcttgtcaaggtatgtactttgtgaaagacctacgaggcgtctcgatctatctctatagatcttgatgcctaatatgtatgcagctgctCCAAGGTCattcattgaaaaaatcttgttcaactaggcctttatgctctccaataactctatattatttcccatcaataatatgtcatccacatatagtatgagaaaagctagagagctcccactcactttcttgtacaaacaggcttctccataaacctgtatgaacccaaacgcattaatcacctcattaaagcgaatgttccaactatgagatgcttgcaccatcccatagatggagcgctggagcttgcatactttgttaacactcttaggatcgacaaaaccttctggttgcatcatatacaacacttccttaagatacccgttaaggaacgctgttttgacatccgtttgccaaatttcataatcatgaaaagcggcaattgctaacatgattcggactgacttcagcttcgctacgggggagaaagtctcatcgtagtcaactccttgaatttgtcgaaaaccttttgtgacaagtcgagccttataaacggtcacattaccgtttgcgtcagtcttcttcttgaggatccatttattttctatggctcgtcgatcatcgggcaagtccaccaaagtccatactttgttctcatacatggatcctatctcggctttcatggcctcaagccatttgttggaatccgggcccgccattgcttcttcatagttcgaaggttcaccgttgtctaacaacatgatttccatcacagggttgtcgtagcactctggtgtggaacgtacccttgtggaccttcgtggttcagtagcaacttgatccaaagcttcatgatcatcatcattaacttcctcttcagttggcgtaggcgccacaggaacaatttcccgcgctgcgctactctttggttcgagagggggtacaattacctcatcaagttctactttcctcccacttacttctttcgagagaaactctttctctagaaaggatccgttcttggcaacaaagattttaccttcggatctaagatagaaggtatacccaatagtttccttagggtatccaatgaatacgcatttctccgctttgggttcgagcttttctagttgaagtttcttcacatcaacatcgcagccccaaacttttggaaacgacagcttaggtttcttgtcaaaccataattcatacggtgtcgtctcaatggatttagacggtgccctatttaaagtgaatgttgcagttgccattgcgtatccccaaaatgatagcggtaagtcgataagagacatcatagatcgtaccatatctaataaagtacgattacgacgttcacacactccgttacgttgcggtgtgccaggcggcatcagttgtgaaacaattccacatttccttaggtgtgtgccaaactcgtgactcaaatattctcctccacgatcaaatcGTAGATACTTTAttgtcttgtcacgttgattctcaacctcactctaaaattccttgaaattttcaaacgtttcagatttgtgcttcattaagtagatatacacatacctactcaaatcatcggtgagagtgagaacataacgatagccaccgtgagcttcaacgttcattggaccacacacatcagtatgtattatttccaataagtcggttgctctttcCATTATTCctcagaatggagtcttagtaatcttgcccatgaggcatgattcgcatgtgtcaaatgattcaaagtcaagagactctaacagtccatcagtatggagtttcttcatgcgcttaacaccgatatgaccaaggcggcagtgccacaagtatgtgggactatcattatcaactttacatcttttggtattcacactatgaatatgtgtaacatcacgatcgagattcatcaagaataaaccattcaccaacggagcatgaccataaaacatatcactcatacaaatagaaccaccattattctctgacttaaatgagtagtcgtctcgcattaaacaagaccctgatacaatgttcatgctcaaagctggtactaaataacaataaatagaggcagcgtgccgacggcgatcacatcgaccttggagccattcccgacgcgcatcgtcacctcgtccttagccagcctctgtttattccgcagttcctgctttgatttgcaaatgtgagcaacaacactggtatcaaatacccaggagctactatgagcgctggtaaggtacacatcaataacatgtatatcacatatacctttgacgttgccggccttcttatccgctaagtacttggggcagttccgcttcctatgaccttttcccttgcaatagaagcactcagtctgaggcttgggtccattctttttcttcttcccagcatctggcttaccgggtgcggcaacggctttgccgtctttcttgaagttcttcttacccttgcccttcttgaaactggtggtcttgttgaccaacaacacttgatgctctttcttgatttctacttctgcagatttcagcatcgagtacaactcgggaatggtcttctccatcccttgcatgttgtagttcagcacaaaacccttgtatcttggtgggagagactggaggattctgtcaattacagcgtcatccggaagttcgactccaagctgagtcagatgACCGTGCAACCCAGATATTCTGAGTATatactcactaacagaactgttctcctccatcttacagctaaagaacttgtcagagacttcatatctctcgacccgggcatgagcttgaaaaactagcttcagctcctggaacatctcatatgctccatgttgctcaaaacacctttggagccccgtttctaaattgtatagcatgccacacctaaccagagagtagtcatcactccgcgtctgccagacgttctgaacatcttgggctgccgcgggaacaggagggtcacctagcggcgcatcaaggacataagccttcttggatgcaatgaggatgagcttcaagtagcggacccagtccgcatagttgctaccatcatctttcagcttgtttttctctaggaacgcgttgaaattgaggttgacaggtgcgttggccattggatctacaatatttgtaaagacaacttttagcctaagttcatgataattaagttaatttaatcaaattatgtatgaactcccacttaaatcgacatccctctagtcatctaagtgttacatgatccatgtcgactaacccgtgtccgatcatcacgtgagacggactagtcgtcgatggtgagcatcttcatgctgatcgtattcaaccatacgactcatgtttgacctttcggtctcttgtattcgaggtcatgtctgtacatgctaagatcgtcgagtcaacctaagtgtttcgcgtgtgtaaatctggcttacacacgttgtatgcgaacgttagaatctatcacacccgatcatcatgtggtgcttagagacaacgatccttcgcaacggtgcacacttaggggaatacgttctcaaacttttataagggatcatcttattatgctaccgtcgttctaagcaataagatgaaaaacatgataaacatcacatgcaatcatatagtgacatgatatggccattatcatctttgctccttcgatctccatcttcgggcatcgcatgatcatcatcgtcaccggcgtgacaccatgatctccatcatcgtgtctccgtgaagttgtcatgccaactactactactactactactactactactactactactactactactactacagctaactgttagcaatgaagtaaaagtagtaaacacgtgccgttgcatctcatacaataaattaagacaactcctatggcttgtGCCGgtggtcatactcatcgacatgcaagtcgtgaatcctattacaagaacatgatcatctcatacatcacacatgtaacatcacatcctttggccatatcacatcacatgtcaaaccctgcaaaaacaagttagacgtcctctaattgttgttgcaagttttacgtggttgatttgggtttctagcaagaacgccttcttacctacgtgacagccacaacgttgatatgccaaagctatttacccttcataaggacctttttcatcaaatccaatccgactagagtaggagagacagacaaccgctagccaccttatgcaccatgtgcatgttagccggtggaacctgtctcacgtaagcgtacgtgtaaggtcggtccgggccgcttcatcccacaataccgccggaaaacaataagactagtagaggcaagcaattgacaaaatcagcgcccacaaccttttgtgttctactcgtgcaaagaatctacgcatagaaaacctggctcggatgccactgtttggtaacgtagcaaaaattcaaaattttcctacgccatattcagatcttcctatggagagaccagcaatgagagaggggtgagagcatcttcatacctattcagatcttcctagaacgcggttgatggagtcgtactcgctgcgattcagatcgcggtgtgattccgatctagtgccgaaccacggcacctccgcgttcaacacacgtgcaactcggtgatgtctcccgcaccttgatccagcaaggaggagggagatgttggggaagagctccggcaacacgacggcgtggtggcgatggagggacgaggtctcccggcagggcttcgccaagcgccgcgggacaggaggaagaagagagacagggctgcgccgagagagagagaaattctcgtatctccaatggccaaaacccccactatatataggggaaaggggagggtggcgccccccctagggttcccacccctcaggggtgcggcagccctagatggggctagaagtggcggccaggaggggagaggGGTCGTGGCGCTCCCCTGGTggtccttaggcccacctgacttagggttcccccctccctCTCTAGGTGCCTTGGGCTAGGTGTGCGGgtacaccagcccacccaggggctggttccctctcacacttggcccttgtagcctcctggggctggtggaccctcccggtgggcctccggaacccttccggtggtcccggcacgttgcaggtggtgcccaaaacatttccggcgtccaaacccttccatcctatatatcaatctttacctccggaccattctggagctcctgtgatgtccgagatctcatccgggactccgaacaaccttcgctaACCTtgtatagcaattccctatatccatagcgtcatcgaaccttaagtgtgtagaccctatgggttcggaaggcatgcagacatgaccgagacacctctctggccaataaccatcagcggggtctggatacccatggtggctcctacttgttccatgatgatctcatcggatgaaccacgatgtcaaggattcaatcaatcccatatacaattccctttgtgtgtcggtatagaacttgcccgagattcgatcgccggtatccttataccttgttcaatatcgttaccggtaagtctctttactcgttctgtagcacatcatcccgtgactaactccttagtcacattgagatcattttgatgatgttctaccgagtgggcccagagatacctctccgtcacacggagtgacaaatcccgatcttgattcgtgccaacccaacagacactttcggagatacccgtagtgcacctttatagtcacccagttacgttgtgacgtttgatacacccaaagcaccgctacggtattcgggagttgcacaatctcacggtcgaaggaaaagacacttgacattgtaaaagctttagcatacgaacaacacaatctagtgctatgcttaggattgggccttgtccatcacatcattctcctaatgatgtgatcccattatcaatgacatctaatgtccatgatcaggaaaccatgatcatctattgatcaacgagctagccaactagaggcttgctagggacacattgtgatctatttattcacacatgtattactgtttcctgttaatacaattatagcatgaacaatagacggttatcatgaagaaggaaatatatgataataaccaatttattattgcctctagggcatatttccaacataatttTCTTCCATCCTTAATGCAGAGAAAATTAATGCTCAGATAAAAGGAAACCTTCTCAAAGCTCAGGAGAGGATGAAAATGTATGCTGACAGAAAAAGATCTGAAAGAACATTGGAAATTGGTGATATGGTATACTTAAAATTGCAACCCTACAGGCATACAACCCTCAGCTTACACAGATGCCTCAAGTTGCATTCTAAATACTATGGGCCCTTCAGAATCATCCAAAAAGTTGGACATGTAGCTTATAAGTTGTTGTTACCTGAGCACTGTAAACTTCATCCTACATTCCATGCCAGTCAACTCAAAAAGCACCTGGGACCAGAAGCTATCCCCAACCCCAACCTGCCACTACTCCATACTGATGGCACAATATTGTAGGAACCTGCGAGACTGTTGGATAGAAAGCTTATTCCAAGAGTACAAGGTGATGTACAAATTCCAGTAGTCACATGGCTCATCAAGTGGACTAATTTGGAGGAGCAAGATGCTACCTGGGAGGATGCTTCATTTATTCAAAAGATTTTCCCAGTATTTCAGCCCTGAGGACGGGTCTGATGTCAACCGGGGGGAATTGTTAGGACCCAAGTGTCTGCATCCTGATCAAGTCGAGGATTTCAAAGGAAGAAGAAGGCGGGAAGCAAGCAAGACCGTCCATCAAGGATCAAACGCATCCCAGGCCTCCGTACCGCTTCGCTTTAAGTAGGGTCCCGGCAACCGTTGATCCTCGATCGAACAGTGATCACAACGTCGAGCGTCACTGTCGTTCTTTCGGCACGCTCGTCTTTTTCGGTTTAGCTTTCTTAGCTTTACCGTCCCTCTCATTTTGTAAGGCTATAAAAGCCATGGATCCAGCTCGGGAAGGGCATGTCTTtcttctagggtttccccctattgCGCCGTCATAGTTCGTGGTTGGCTCCTTGTAAGATAACCACTGGTTGGCTCCTTGTAAGATAACCACGGCATCTGCCTTAAATTCTTGAGTAAAGTGGGCTAGTTCGAGTGCAATTTCCCATGTTTTAGTTTTCAGATAAGCACAGCTTGACACAACCTGAACGAGCCACAGGCAGGAGGAGTTCAGCCCCAAATCTACTTTCTCATCGACCATTAACAATGCATGACCTTTGGTCACTCTCTTTTCGTTTTGCCCCCGCCGGCTGACGCAAAACACATGTCCTCCTACCCAGCAGGTAGTAGGTAAGCTAATCGTGAATTACTGTAGCCGTTTTCTTCGGAGATCTTGcagaaaagaaaaataacaacaaaaaagGATTCATGACTTACTTCTCGAAACATAAGATCCAAAACTCATCGGTGCAGCAAAGGATTTAGAATCTCAATGACTCAATCAACAATTCAACACGGATAAGCTGCATATACATAACTTAAGAGTTTCATTAGCTGTCAGTGACCAACAAGATAGGTAGGATAGGATCCAGAAAAAGGAAGCCTGAAACAGGAGCAAGCATTCCTGATCTGCTCCATTTACAAATTACATACATACTATAGTACTATACTATGCATCGATCCACACACACGCGCGCGCGCCCAAATCTTCTGGGCAAATCAAGGGCAGAAGTTGTTGTTGTTAGGTATTGCGAATGAAATAGAAGGCAGCTTAGTTTCCCTGGCACATAAAAAACTCTTTCAGATGGAAGAGATCGAGGGGATCAAGAACGAGGAGATCCGAGCCTCCTGAGATTCTTGAGGTGCTTGAGGACGCTCCGGCAGACGCGCAGCCTGAAGCTCCGGACGGCGATCCTGAGCCTCTTGAGCCGGATGCCGATCCTCACTGACCTGACGACCCTGCAGCCGCCAACCCTCGCAAATGCCGCCGCCGGCTGCGGCCGCCTAGTCGGTCCCGTCTCGAGCGCCTTGTGGATCAGGAACTGCGCCTTCCAGTGCCGCGCCTCTTCGGCATCCACCTTGTCCACCTTCGCGTAAGACATCGGCGCTGCCCTGAGCAGAAGCATCCTGGAGAATGATGATGTGCTGCAGCAACGAGCcaacgaggaagaagagaggatttTGTGTATGAGCTTCTTCTGTGTTGGTATCTGGAAGCTGGCATGGGACGTGTTCGCCTGTCTTGTGTTATATAGGCAGGTGACGGACAGTGCAGGCCTCAGGCGGGGCAAGCAGGCTGGTTCTACATCTGGCTCTATGTTTTCAATGGCATTATTGATGGTACCACCAGAGAATTAGTTGGGCAGGCCGTATCAACGTTTATGACAATTTATCTAGGAGTACTTGTTATTTCCAAGCTCATGAAAGAACCAAATAAAAACGCAGGTATGAGAAAATGGCATTGACATCTTTGCTAGTTACACCGGggcatacctggccaaacgggccggcccggcACGACACGGCCCGGCCCGCCGTAATCGTGCCAGGCACGGCACGGCCCGCCTGGGCCCGATAAATACACGGGTcgtgccgtgccggcccgcgtgccAGCCTACCAGGCCCAAGCACGACACGTGGCCTAATCGGACCGGCACGCTGGCCGATTTTATTAAAAATAAATCCCAGCCCCTCTCCGGCCCAGATCCTGTCAAAATCCTGCCCCAGCTCCCGCCCTTTCCCGCTCCCGCCCCGCAGATCCCGCTCTTTCGGTCTTTCCCGCTCCCGCTCCCCCCTTTCCCGCCCCCGCTCCCGCCCTTTCCCACCTCTCGCCAGTCTCGTGGCTCGCGCCAGTTAGCGCGTCGCGCTGCACGCCCGTGGCCCCGCACAAAACGCGTTCATGGCCACCTAATCGTGACGGGCCGTGCCGGCACGCGGGCTCGGGGTGGCAGCCCGAGCACGGCCCACGGCGTGCTCGTGCCTGGCCCGAGCACGATTAGCCCGTGCCGGGCCCGGCCCATGTCGTGTCTGGCCTGCGGGCAGTCGGGCCGGCCCCGCAGGCACGGCCGTTTGGCCAGGTTTGC
This window encodes:
- the LOC123429948 gene encoding uncharacterized protein LOC123429948 yields the protein MLLLRAAPMSYAKVDKVDAEEARHWKAQFLIHKALETGPTRRPQPAAAFARVGGCRVVRSVRIGIRLKRLRIAVRSFRLRVCRSVLKHLKNLRRLGSPRS